One region of Wyeomyia smithii strain HCP4-BCI-WySm-NY-G18 chromosome 3, ASM2978416v1, whole genome shotgun sequence genomic DNA includes:
- the LOC129731912 gene encoding protein Wnt-4, with product MEKLPEKMLVYGLLLFSIIWCISECNDIINSSSKETTNLPAKNTVMAVFSPMTKSPGPCRYLSGTRKQNHQCRRDVGLPEAIKEARRLAVTHCEEQFRYDRWNCSIETRGKRNIFKKVYRETAFVHALTAAAITHSVARACAEGKMAKCQCASEKRPEATRLAWKWGGCSDNLKHGKRVTRNFLELQPINGDPVAEMLRHDSEVGIQAVSSTMNDRCKCHGVSGSCSLKTCWRKLGDFNATAAILRTKYHHAVRKIPINNKTSRRAVPKELKENDVPYDQLYYFETSPTFCSVTRGRRCLHPDNCATLCCGRGYTTKVIKTIEKCRCRFTNGRCCQIVCDYCEKYDDRYYCK from the exons CAAAGAGACGACAAACTTGCCGGCGAAAAATACCGTGATGGCGGTATTCAGCCCGATGACCAAATCACCCGGACCCTGTCGTTATCTATCCGGAACACGCAAACAGAACCATCAGTGCCGCCGCGATGTGGGCCTTCCGGAAGCAATTAAGGAAGCGCGCCGACTAGCGGTGACGCATTGCGAGGAACAGTTCCGTTACGACCGCTGGAACTGCTCGATCGAGACGCGGGGaaagcggaacatattcaaaaaG GTTTACCGTGAAACAGCGTTCGTGCATGCTCTCACCGCAGCAGCAATCACTCATTCGGTAGCGCGAGCCTGTGCCGAAGGTAAAATGGCCAAGTGTCAGTGTGCTTCTGAGAAACGACCGGAAGCAACACGGCTGGCGTGGAAATGGGGTGGTTGCAGTGATAACCTGAAGCATGGCAAGCGAGTCACAAGAAACTTTCTGGAGCTACAACCGATCAATGGTGATCCCGTGGCGGAAATGCTCCGGCATGACAGCGAA GTAGGGATTCAAGCAGTTTCATCTACTATGAACGATAGATGCAAATGTCATGGAGTGTCTGGATCTTGCTCTTTGAAAACCTGCTGGCGAAAGTTGGGAGACTTCAACGCGACTGCTGCTATTTTGAGAACAAAATATCATCACGCCGTTCGAAAGATTCCAATTAATAACAAAACATCTCGGAGAGCTGTTCCCAAAGAGTTAAAAGAGAAC GATGTACCGTACGATCAACTGTATTACTTCGAAACGTCACCCACGTTCTGTTCCGTCACCCGAGGTCGTCGTTGCCTGCACCCAGATAACTGCGCAACGCTGTGCTGTGGCCGAGGCTACACTACCAAAGTAATCAAAACGATCGAGAAATGCCGCTGTCGATTCACCAATGGACGCTGCTGCCAAATAGTGTGCGATTACTGTGAAAAGTATGATGACCGATATTACTGTAAATAG